In the Malania oleifera isolate guangnan ecotype guangnan chromosome 1, ASM2987363v1, whole genome shotgun sequence genome, one interval contains:
- the LOC131152563 gene encoding scarecrow-like protein 32 isoform X1, translating to MMQFSETSLHQITPLMSNPAMNKNQISSSRAWPGFPTSSKALGSFGDANGMEQLLLHCADAIESNDATLAQQILWVLNNIATPDGDSNQRLTCAFLRALVACAAQRGTCKMITAAMANAYTTFSFSPHRFSIIELAAYVDLTPWHRFGFTAANAAILNAVEGFSAVHIIDLSSTHCMQIPTLIDAIANRPEGPPLIRLTVAGVAGAAGADEAVPPLLDLSYEELGSRLVNFARSRNVTMEFQVIPSSSSNGFSSLIDHLRIEHLVYDDNEALVINCHMMLHCIPEQINISPNLCPPPPSSPPRTVFLEGVRSLEPRIMVVVDEDVDFTSNNLMGRLRAAYNYMWIPYDTVETFPGRGRKQRQWYEADVGWKIENVVAQGGWRRVERQEPRQRWVERMTGAGFGSLGFGEEGVSEVKSMLDEHAAGWGLKKEEDDLVLTWKGHNVVFATAWKICPVTQNEQLSAPSPCFRLTFQHSALNLSLSLSPVLLCLYLLWGRTC from the exons ATGATGCAATTCTCTGAAACTTCACTGCACCAAATAACGCCATTGATGTCGAATCCCGCCATGAACAAAAACCAAATCAGTTCTAGCAGAGCTTGGCCTGGTTTTCCCACATCGTCCAAGGCCTTGGGGAGCTTCGGCGACGCCAATGGTATGGAACAGTTACTCTTACACTGCGCGGACGCCATCGAAAGCAACGACGCCACTCTCGCCCAGCAAATCTTGTGGGTCCTCAATAACATCGCTACGCCCGACGGCGATTCCAACCAGCGCCTCACCTGCGCCTTCCTCCGCGCCCTCGTCGCCTGCGCCGCCCAGCGCGGCACCTGCAAAATGATTACCGCCGCCATGGCCAACGCCTACACCACCTTCTCCTTCTCCCCCCACAGATTCTCCATCATCGAGCTCGCCGCCTACGTCGACCTCACCCCCTGGCACCGCTTCGGGTTCACCGCCGCCAACGCCGCCATTCTAAACGCCGTGGAAGGCTTCTCCGCCGTCCACATAATCGATCTCAGCTCCACCCATTGCATGCAAATCCCCACTCTGATCGACGCCATCGCGAACCGCCCCGAAGGGCCTCCCCTGATAAGACTAACCGTCGCAGGCGTCGCGGGCGCCGCCGGCGCCGACGAAGCCGTCCCTCCCCTGCTCGACCTCTCCTACGAGGAATTGGGGTCGAGGCTGGTAAACTTCGCGAGGTCGCGAAACGTGACGATGGAGTTTCAGGTGATTCCGTCGAGTTCTTCAAATGGGTTCTCCTCTCTAATCGATCATCTCCGAATCGAACATCTGGTATACGACGACAACGAGGCTCTGGTCATAAACTGTCACATGATGCTTCACTGCATTCCAGAACAGATCAACATAAGCCCCAATCTCTgtcctcctcctccttcatcgCCGCCGCGGACGGTGTTTCTGGAGGGGGTTCGGAGCTTAGAGCCGAGAATTATGGTGGTGGTGGACGAAGATGTGGACTTCACCTCTAACAATTTGATGGGCAGATTAAGGGCGGCGTATAATTACATGTGGATACCCTATGACACAGTGGAGACGTTTCCGGGGAGGGGGAGGAAGCAGAGGCAGTGGTACGAGGCGGACGTGGGGTGGAAGATAGAGAATGTGGTGGCTCAGGGGGGGTGGCGGAGAGTGGAGCGGCAGGAGCCGAGGCAGCGGTGGGTGGAGAGGATGACGGGGGCGGGGTTTGGGAGCCTGGGGTTTGGGGAAGAAGGAGTGTCGGAGGTGAAGAGCATGCTGGATGAGCACGCTGCAGGGTGGGGATTGAAGAAGGAGGAAGACGATCTTGTGCTCACCTGGAAAGGACACAATGTGGTGTTCGCCACTGCTTGG AAAATATGCCCTGTGACCCAAAATGAACAGCTCTCTGCGCCCAGTCCCTGTTTCAGACTAACATTCCAACATTCAGccttgaatctctctctctctctctctcccgtgcTGCTTTGCCTTTATCTCTTGTGGGGGCGCACGTGCTGA
- the LOC131152563 gene encoding scarecrow-like protein 32 isoform X2, with translation MEQLLLHCADAIESNDATLAQQILWVLNNIATPDGDSNQRLTCAFLRALVACAAQRGTCKMITAAMANAYTTFSFSPHRFSIIELAAYVDLTPWHRFGFTAANAAILNAVEGFSAVHIIDLSSTHCMQIPTLIDAIANRPEGPPLIRLTVAGVAGAAGADEAVPPLLDLSYEELGSRLVNFARSRNVTMEFQVIPSSSSNGFSSLIDHLRIEHLVYDDNEALVINCHMMLHCIPEQINISPNLCPPPPSSPPRTVFLEGVRSLEPRIMVVVDEDVDFTSNNLMGRLRAAYNYMWIPYDTVETFPGRGRKQRQWYEADVGWKIENVVAQGGWRRVERQEPRQRWVERMTGAGFGSLGFGEEGVSEVKSMLDEHAAGWGLKKEEDDLVLTWKGHNVVFATAWVPA, from the coding sequence ATGGAACAGTTACTCTTACACTGCGCGGACGCCATCGAAAGCAACGACGCCACTCTCGCCCAGCAAATCTTGTGGGTCCTCAATAACATCGCTACGCCCGACGGCGATTCCAACCAGCGCCTCACCTGCGCCTTCCTCCGCGCCCTCGTCGCCTGCGCCGCCCAGCGCGGCACCTGCAAAATGATTACCGCCGCCATGGCCAACGCCTACACCACCTTCTCCTTCTCCCCCCACAGATTCTCCATCATCGAGCTCGCCGCCTACGTCGACCTCACCCCCTGGCACCGCTTCGGGTTCACCGCCGCCAACGCCGCCATTCTAAACGCCGTGGAAGGCTTCTCCGCCGTCCACATAATCGATCTCAGCTCCACCCATTGCATGCAAATCCCCACTCTGATCGACGCCATCGCGAACCGCCCCGAAGGGCCTCCCCTGATAAGACTAACCGTCGCAGGCGTCGCGGGCGCCGCCGGCGCCGACGAAGCCGTCCCTCCCCTGCTCGACCTCTCCTACGAGGAATTGGGGTCGAGGCTGGTAAACTTCGCGAGGTCGCGAAACGTGACGATGGAGTTTCAGGTGATTCCGTCGAGTTCTTCAAATGGGTTCTCCTCTCTAATCGATCATCTCCGAATCGAACATCTGGTATACGACGACAACGAGGCTCTGGTCATAAACTGTCACATGATGCTTCACTGCATTCCAGAACAGATCAACATAAGCCCCAATCTCTgtcctcctcctccttcatcgCCGCCGCGGACGGTGTTTCTGGAGGGGGTTCGGAGCTTAGAGCCGAGAATTATGGTGGTGGTGGACGAAGATGTGGACTTCACCTCTAACAATTTGATGGGCAGATTAAGGGCGGCGTATAATTACATGTGGATACCCTATGACACAGTGGAGACGTTTCCGGGGAGGGGGAGGAAGCAGAGGCAGTGGTACGAGGCGGACGTGGGGTGGAAGATAGAGAATGTGGTGGCTCAGGGGGGGTGGCGGAGAGTGGAGCGGCAGGAGCCGAGGCAGCGGTGGGTGGAGAGGATGACGGGGGCGGGGTTTGGGAGCCTGGGGTTTGGGGAAGAAGGAGTGTCGGAGGTGAAGAGCATGCTGGATGAGCACGCTGCAGGGTGGGGATTGAAGAAGGAGGAAGACGATCTTGTGCTCACCTGGAAAGGACACAATGTGGTGTTCGCCACTGCTTGGGTGCCTGCTTGA